The Populus alba chromosome 13, ASM523922v2, whole genome shotgun sequence genome contains the following window.
ttaaaaattaaattataaaaaaattgattaaatttattaaaattttttaaaaactgattagttttgtttcagttttttaagtctaaaactggaaaaatcaaatcgaatctaaaccaaaaaaacctgGAAAAAACCGAGTTAAACgtgaaaaaatcaagtcaaactgATTTTAACTGATTTTTGCCGAACCGAACCTAACTGAAATCAGTCGATTTGAActggttttgatttatttttttttaaatttggtttggttatttttttttaaaaaaccaaatcgaacGAAAAATAATTACCCTACTAATTAATTCTAGTTTTCTTGAGGATAAAGATTATTATATTGAATGAATTTCAACGAGTACattgataaaataaagtttattattattattattttttgctaaaaacaGACCCACCTCTCCTTGATCAATTATCGTATTAAATGGAAATTGACCATAGGATAATTACCTACTTGTTCCTCTTGCATCTTTCAAAGTTGTGATAAATACTTAAATTCAAGGCAGACACGGTTGTTCTTATGAAGTTGATCATTCATGCATCTACAGTCTGTCAAAATTTGGTGACTGGCTAGAGCTCACCAAGCAGCCATTTTTGAACACCAACCGAAGCTCTGGAGGCCGTACGTGTGACAAAGAAAGGGTAAGCATAAAATCAACACTTCTCCAATACTTTACTACTAATCAAGTAATTAGATGCTTAATTAACAAGTAACAGGCCAAAAGCTACTCTTATGATCACCATTTTATAATCTTTATCGTTCATATGGAGCCCTTGTTAACTAAGGctggataaaaattaagcagCTCCATTACATTAACCAGGTAGGAAActaatgtaaaattaaataaacattacCCGAAAATTTACTACATCAATCAACGTTTCAATAAAAACCAGCGGTTCATGCTAAAAGAATTTCCCGTAATTCATGATAAATTATACGAATAAGCAATTAATGTATTCTTAGAGGAAGAAATCCCCCATAGATGCATTGAATTAGTGTCTATAGATAAAtttaaacttcttttttttaaaggaaatcttgggttttttcgCATCATGTTTTAAATTAGCATGTCGGACCGGAttagttaaatgaaaaattaataattttgttttataattataaattataatttatatctgAATGTTTTTATCTTATAACTATCTTAGATTAAACAAAAAGCTTGTTACGATTCTAGTCAAGGCAGACATatccataaaagaaaaactcaatttttgaaAATCAGTGGGGGGTGCTGTGGAGAATGACAGGTGAGGCAAGAATCCAGGCAGAAAAGGGTAAGAACAAGTGACTAACAAGTGGGTTTGGTGGATGGCCTTAATTAGACTGGCTAAGATCTATTATGGCGTGCCATCCAATAGCAGACTTAAATTTCCAGGTCAACCTTTTCAACGTCAACCTCAGTTTTGAAAATTCTGAATCATAAAACGTGGTACTAGCTGCTAGGATTGAACAAGAGGCATATGGTTCCATTTTAGAGCACATGGGAGCTGCTGTTCTTAGCTTCTTCGATAACGCGTTCATGTGTAGTAAAACCTATGACCAATATTATGTTGGTGATGAATGGAGAAACACAGACTTGGTCACTGATTCTTAAACAACGTGTGCGttgaagaaaatcaaaaataaaagagagatgtTTTGTAGTTATATTCAAGGTTCTGATAGCATAATTTTCTACGAACAacataacttctttttttttcaatttttttttataataatattagttgACATTAATAATTCCTTTATCTTGTCTCTTTGTGCAATCAAGTACTATACTTGAATCCTCTTAGCAATACCTCATGTACCCCATTACATATTGTTTTTACATGTTTCTCAAAATTGGGGTTGGAAAATTCAAAAGCATGGActtcacaattgttttttttgtttttaattaattaagccaAGACCGTACCACTTGCACTTGTGTATATAAACTCAAGGAGAGCTGCACCTAAACCACAATCACATCTTATAgaccaagacaaagacattagTGCCTAAAGTCTGAGATTTCGTCATCGTCATTCATTCTTTCCTCTCaagaaattaacttaattagcAAATCATGGAGGGCTTGATGGATCGTCATGAGTTTAACATATTGCCAGAAGGCTGTGTTTCTACAATTCTCTCCTTTACATCTCCACAAGATGCATGCAAGTCTTCGTTGGTTTCAGCTATATTTCAAGCAGCTGCAGATTCTGACGTAGTTTGGGAAAGATTTTTACCTACTGATTATCAAGATATAGTCTCAAGGTCAATGGTCCCTTTCAAGTTTTCTTCAAAGAAAgagctttttcttcttctttgcagCTCTCTTCTCATAGATGGTGGCAGAAAGGTATAGACTCCCTATCCTATTAAAATGGGTAAAGCATAACTTTAAGAGATAggatttatttaatcttaatatCTCATATATTTTATGACGCAGAGCTTCAAGTTAGAGAGATCATCAGGCAAGAAATCCTTTATGCTATCTGCAAGAGATCTTCACATAACATGGAGCGATGAATCCCCGTATTGGCACTGGGCTTCTCTGCCTGAATCAAGGTcgattttctttcttaattaattatctcGAGAGCCAGCTTAAAACAAAGGCAAGTGTGttcattgatatatatatttacagttCGCTTTCTTCCTTGTTCCAGGTTCTCTGAAGTGGCTGTGCTTAGAACAATGTGTTGGCTAGAGATTGTAGGCATGATTAAGACTCAAATGTTAACCCCAAACACAAAATATGGAGCATATCTTGTTCTAAAAATCACTGATCGTTCATATGGGCTTGATTTAATGCCATCAGAGATATCAGTTGAGGTAGGTAATAATCAAGTTTCAAGAAACACAGCCTATTTACGTCTTGCCAAAGAACACGCCAGGAAAAAACAGATGGAGAGCCTGTTTTACGGGAATCGCATGCAGGTGTTAAAATCAAGGGTGGCGGAAGGGGAAGGAAGAGTCCCAAGTGAAAGAGATGACGGGTGGTTGGAGATTGAGCTGGGAGAGTTCTTCAGCGGTGAAAACGATGAGGAAGTGAAGATGAGTTTGATGGAAGTAAAAGGTCATCATTTGAAAGGTGGACTTATCATTGAAGGGATTGAAATAAGGCCTAAACACTAAcaaaaatatgaatatttttgttagtagataCTGTTCCATTAAATTCCTTTTCAAATCAGCTACTTTTCCTTCGAAAGGGATAAAGTTTAAAGATCAAGAAGACAACAAAATGCTAAAGTTTTgtgctatcttttttttttttttatcaacatttgattctttcatttcattcttGTATaccaagagagaaaaaaataaaattatgtgcATCTTTGTTACTTTATGTtccatggatgtatctagactattgattctttccttttcatgtCCCGAATACAATGCAACCAGTCATTTGCTTGACATCACAAGGAATTACATGCCCACTTGGATCTCTTCTTGTTTATGAAGCTATCCCACTTAACTAAGTTACATTTGGTAACATGGTGCGGTGTACGTTGTTGAATctgtatttaattaattaatgtatattaTAGTATTTTTGTATGAATCCcacaaaaaattatctattaaaatcttgattataaaatagctataatttgtttattttcttaaatctatttttttttttcaaatcacaacaataaaaactatcataatatcaaatatacatTAATTTCCTAACTTGTAATATTTATGACTTataattttcttcaaatattgaaacaaatcattgagttaatataaaatcattgaatatatataactaatttaaaattttaagttttttttgacTTTGAGGTGATTCTTTAattagtgttgtttttttttaatcgagcAGTAATTAATGATGGATAGAATTTTGtcatctaatttatttaattaaattaaaaactcaaataaaataattatatatggatttatgtaagttttaattctaaataactttttatttaaaaaaaaatatatctgatggttaatttaaaatcattatagaGGTCTCCCTCAACGAATTGACTCttagatagagaaaaaaaataaaattgacataaaattaTAAGAGGGTTGTTGTGATTATCCGTTATTAAAATTGCTCATGGCGTCTATAAAGAGAATTCTATCCATGAACACGTGAATCTTAGATGCCCAGAGATGTCCTCATGTGTTCCATTCATGTCGTCatgacaagaaaaaacaagaaaaatgtcGTCACAATAACGATATAAACTGACTTGTGTGTACTATAAATACAGCCATGTTCTTCAATgcatgaaacaataaaaaataaaacccagcAATATTCtgtatattcttttcttttcaagaccCGTTTCTTGTCTCTTCGTATACTGTCCAGCATTTGTCtagattttttgtttgaaaaaaaaacctatgaacTCGGATCTGTTGCCTGAAGATTTTGTTTTCACACATGATATCATCTGCTTCTGCTCGTGTTGCTCGTTGTGCTTCCCCTCTTTCCATGATATTGGTTAGGTCCTCATCCGAGTCAGACACAGCGTGGCAGAGATTATGAAGATATTCTTTCCAGATGAGCATTCCCATTGCCTAATTACTGTTCAGAAAAGGaggtttttttaggttatatCTGTAGCCCATATTTAATTGATGGGGGTAGAAAGGTAAAGTTAGTTTGAGcatagctttatatatatatatatatatatattttttttatttgacaatgaatgaaaaaatatatcaacgTGGTTGATCGCGTTGACAAACAAAGTTTAAGTT
Protein-coding sequences here:
- the LOC118060970 gene encoding F-box protein PP2-B15; this encodes MEGLMDRHEFNILPEGCVSTILSFTSPQDACKSSLVSAIFQAAADSDVVWERFLPTDYQDIVSRSMVPFKFSSKKELFLLLCSSLLIDGGRKSFKLERSSGKKSFMLSARDLHITWSDESPYWHWASLPESRFSEVAVLRTMCWLEIVGMIKTQMLTPNTKYGAYLVLKITDRSYGLDLMPSEISVEVGNNQVSRNTAYLRLAKEHARKKQMESLFYGNRMQVLKSRVAEGEGRVPSERDDGWLEIELGEFFSGENDEEVKMSLMEVKGHHLKGGLIIEGIEIRPKH